A genomic window from Streptomyces sp. NBC_00234 includes:
- a CDS encoding ABC transporter permease — MLARISRRLAGLLATLLAASFVIFAAVYAAPGDPAVFLAGGRDKLTPEKLELVRAQYHLDEPLVVQYGRWLGDCLQFDLGRSFKYSDQVADLLAARFPTTLALVAYATVLFVVLGVGAGILAAVRRGTWIDSTVVGGTTLAASVPSFVSAIALVALFGVQLGWFPVTGSGEGFAGTLHHLTLPALSLALGALALISRVTRQSMADAGAADHVEVARASGVPEREIVVRHVLRNALGPIVTMCGLVMAGMLAGTVVVETAFGISGIGSLLVGAINTHDFPVAQAVLLLMVTGYIVVTTLVDLVHPLLDPRVKEAAA, encoded by the coding sequence ATGCTCGCCCGGATCTCACGGCGGCTGGCCGGACTGCTGGCCACGCTCCTCGCCGCCTCCTTCGTCATCTTCGCCGCCGTCTACGCGGCACCCGGTGACCCGGCCGTCTTCCTGGCCGGGGGCCGCGACAAACTCACCCCGGAAAAGCTGGAACTGGTCCGGGCGCAGTACCACCTCGACGAGCCGCTGGTCGTGCAGTACGGGCGCTGGCTCGGCGACTGCCTGCAGTTCGACCTCGGCCGGTCCTTCAAGTACAGCGACCAGGTCGCCGATCTGCTGGCCGCCCGCTTCCCGACGACGCTCGCCCTGGTGGCGTACGCGACCGTGCTCTTCGTCGTCCTGGGCGTCGGCGCCGGCATCCTCGCCGCGGTCCGCCGGGGCACCTGGATCGACTCGACCGTCGTCGGCGGGACCACCCTGGCGGCCTCCGTCCCCTCGTTCGTCTCGGCCATCGCCCTGGTCGCGCTGTTCGGCGTCCAGCTCGGCTGGTTCCCCGTGACCGGCAGCGGCGAGGGCTTCGCGGGCACCCTGCACCATCTGACGCTGCCCGCCCTGTCGCTGGCGCTCGGCGCACTCGCGCTGATCAGCCGGGTGACCCGGCAGTCGATGGCCGACGCGGGCGCAGCCGACCACGTGGAGGTGGCCCGCGCCTCCGGCGTCCCCGAGCGCGAGATCGTGGTCCGCCACGTCCTGCGCAACGCGCTGGGACCGATCGTCACCATGTGCGGCCTGGTCATGGCGGGCATGCTCGCCGGCACGGTCGTCGTGGAGACGGCCTTCGGGATCAGCGGTATCGGCTCGCTGCTCGTCGGCGCCATCAACACGCACGACTTCCCCGTCGCACAGGCCGTACTCCTGCTCATGGTCACCGGCTACATCGTGGTCACCACGCTCGTCGACCTGGTGCACCCGCTGCTCGACCCGCGTGTGAAGGAGGCCGCCGCATGA
- a CDS encoding ABC transporter substrate-binding protein: MNRISAGKTALAAGLVVATVVAATGCSGATQNTGGGAGKTEAAALALTPTTPPAKGELANANWLLEDEPDSLDLDTQGSSAGRVVLTNVCERLYQLQPDMSTKPFLAEKAETPDDRTLVLTLRSGVTFHDGTPMTADDVLWSLERHADPDMEQGDEFGNIAAMKKTGDRQITITFKAPDAMFFKALAGDAGIIWNKEQVEKAGEDFGTPGQPDACTGPYELGDWKSGDSITIRRHDAYWGAKPLTKQVTFRWAADSALVNALTTGAADGAYAESPNTAAALDGKKGIEQHYGPSTASLVLIPTERGGLKDPKIRRALSLALDRKGIAASGYGSMVQPWGTPVGSGAWGYEKDVFEAAQKDIAYAPESPTADDLAAARKLVKEAGPAPTDAIVIGTDASQGRTVVANAVRSALQRIGLKGQIKTVPTSQFEQYYSDPESRGEIDVLVGDWYISKADPMGFYDNALSDSSNNWVGFEDAAYDAKVKKALATLDDAERAKLTVDVQKTFTDAAVWISVAQVPSVLVLNEKLTGPPASMAYLYYPWAAGLGAKKG; the protein is encoded by the coding sequence ATGAACCGCATCTCCGCAGGTAAGACGGCTCTGGCCGCGGGTCTCGTCGTGGCGACGGTCGTCGCGGCCACGGGCTGCAGTGGAGCCACCCAGAACACCGGGGGCGGCGCCGGAAAGACCGAAGCCGCCGCCCTCGCCCTCACCCCGACGACCCCGCCGGCCAAGGGCGAACTCGCCAACGCCAACTGGCTGCTGGAGGACGAGCCGGACTCCCTGGACCTGGACACCCAGGGCTCCAGCGCGGGCCGCGTGGTCCTCACCAACGTCTGCGAGCGGCTCTACCAGCTCCAGCCGGACATGTCGACGAAGCCCTTCCTCGCCGAGAAGGCCGAGACACCGGACGACAGGACCCTCGTCCTCACCCTCCGTTCCGGGGTCACCTTCCACGACGGCACCCCGATGACCGCCGACGACGTGCTGTGGAGCCTGGAGCGGCACGCCGACCCGGACATGGAGCAGGGCGACGAGTTCGGCAACATCGCCGCGATGAAGAAGACCGGCGACCGGCAGATCACGATCACCTTCAAGGCGCCGGACGCCATGTTCTTCAAGGCGCTCGCCGGTGACGCGGGCATCATCTGGAACAAGGAGCAGGTCGAGAAGGCGGGCGAGGACTTCGGCACGCCGGGGCAGCCCGACGCCTGCACGGGCCCCTACGAGCTGGGCGACTGGAAGTCCGGTGACTCGATCACCATCCGGCGCCACGACGCGTACTGGGGCGCGAAGCCGCTGACGAAGCAGGTCACCTTCCGGTGGGCCGCCGACAGCGCACTCGTCAACGCCCTCACGACCGGGGCCGCCGACGGCGCGTACGCCGAGTCGCCCAACACCGCCGCCGCACTCGACGGCAAGAAGGGCATCGAGCAGCACTACGGGCCCTCCACGGCCTCCCTCGTCCTGATCCCCACCGAGCGCGGCGGCCTGAAGGACCCGAAGATCCGCCGGGCTCTCTCGCTCGCGCTCGACCGCAAGGGAATCGCGGCCTCCGGTTACGGCTCCATGGTCCAGCCCTGGGGCACCCCGGTCGGCTCCGGCGCCTGGGGCTACGAGAAGGACGTCTTCGAGGCCGCGCAGAAGGACATCGCCTACGCCCCCGAGAGCCCCACCGCGGACGACCTCGCGGCGGCCAGGAAACTGGTGAAGGAGGCGGGCCCCGCCCCCACCGACGCGATCGTGATCGGTACGGACGCCAGCCAGGGCCGCACCGTCGTCGCCAACGCCGTGCGCTCCGCGCTCCAGCGGATCGGCCTCAAGGGGCAGATCAAGACGGTCCCGACCTCGCAGTTCGAGCAGTACTACAGCGACCCCGAGAGCCGCGGCGAGATCGACGTGCTGGTCGGCGACTGGTACATCTCCAAGGCCGACCCCATGGGCTTCTACGACAACGCCCTCTCCGACTCCTCCAACAACTGGGTCGGTTTCGAGGACGCGGCGTACGACGCCAAGGTCAAGAAGGCACTCGCCACCCTCGACGACGCCGAGCGCGCGAAGCTCACGGTCGACGTCCAGAAGACCTTCACCGACGCGGCCGTGTGGATCTCGGTCGCCCAGGTGCCGTCCGTCCTCGTCCTGAACGAGAAGCTGACCGGCCCGCCGGCCTCCATGGCGTACCTCTACTACCCGTGGGCCGCCGGACTCGGCGCGAAGAAGGGCTGA